One part of the Bacillus sp. FJAT-27916 genome encodes these proteins:
- a CDS encoding ABC transporter permease yields the protein MKSMFKVIREQIQSFYLIQRLAMFEMKSANTNNYLGILWEFINPMIQIGIYWLIFGIGIRGGQDIDGIPFIYWMLSGIVVWFFANPAILEATKSIHKRINMIAKMSFPMSTIPSFVIMSKLYQHLMILVIVMIILQFGGFPISVYYVQVPYFMLAVYVFILALTLITSTLAMLIRDIQMVVQAIMRMVFYITPLIWHSSRLPDGLQILIKINPLTYIAEGYRASLLGTGWYFIENLNYTLYFWGLTLVLLLIGSVLHVKFRNHFVDYL from the coding sequence ATGAAGTCAATGTTTAAGGTAATACGAGAACAAATACAATCATTTTATTTAATACAGCGGTTGGCGATGTTTGAAATGAAAAGTGCCAACACGAATAATTATTTAGGGATTCTCTGGGAATTCATTAACCCAATGATTCAGATAGGTATTTACTGGCTTATTTTCGGTATCGGGATTCGCGGAGGACAGGATATTGACGGGATACCGTTCATTTATTGGATGCTCTCTGGGATCGTTGTTTGGTTCTTTGCCAATCCAGCTATTTTGGAAGCAACGAAGTCCATCCATAAGCGAATCAATATGATTGCGAAGATGAGTTTCCCGATGAGTACGATTCCGTCCTTTGTCATCATGTCCAAATTGTATCAACATCTCATGATTTTGGTCATTGTGATGATTATCCTGCAATTTGGGGGATTCCCTATTTCCGTTTATTATGTCCAGGTGCCATACTTTATGTTGGCTGTGTATGTCTTTATATTAGCCTTGACTCTTATTACTTCGACACTTGCGATGCTTATTCGGGATATCCAAATGGTTGTCCAAGCGATTATGAGGATGGTTTTCTATATCACTCCATTAATTTGGCACAGCTCCAGGCTTCCAGATGGACTGCAGATCCTGATTAAGATTAATCCGCTCACCTATATTGCGGAGGGCTACCGAGCCTCCTTGCTTGGTACAGGATGGTACTTTATAGAGAATTTGAATTATACCCTCTACTTCTGGGGATTAACTCTTGTCCTGTTATTAATCGGATCTGTACTGCATGTCAAATTCAGAAATCATTTCGTGGATTATTTGTAA
- a CDS encoding sensor histidine kinase, with protein MRVPKIDSKALDRILDNMIETVNYSKSEIYEIGEQCQHDYDQIISELETVKAMVSKVITDGDELERKARESRKRLSFVSSRFKEFTEEQVRNAYEKAHMLQVDLTMNRELEKQLRKRRDDLERRLTGLQETIDRADNLVSQITVVLQYLNSDLREMSDVLDMFKQKQDFGFKIIEAQEAERKKLSRDIHDGPAQMLANVMVRSDLTERIFRERGPEEALLEIRSLKQMVRSALSEVRRIIYDLRPMALDDLGLIPTLRKYLQTIGEYNPQIEFKFQVYGQEKRLEPNYEVALFRLAQEAVQNAIKHAEASVIIVKLELLNDKGTLTVRDNGKGFVPQKHTEGSFGIMGMNERVDTLEGELTIQSSVGGGTLVYIQIPLKSSSKV; from the coding sequence GTGAGGGTACCTAAAATAGACAGCAAAGCACTAGACCGTATTCTGGATAATATGATAGAGACGGTTAATTATAGCAAATCAGAAATCTATGAGATTGGCGAACAGTGCCAGCATGATTATGATCAAATTATATCAGAGCTTGAGACAGTGAAGGCGATGGTGTCAAAGGTTATAACCGATGGTGATGAACTCGAACGAAAGGCTCGCGAGTCAAGGAAGCGGCTGAGCTTTGTTTCTTCCCGATTTAAGGAGTTTACGGAGGAACAGGTCCGGAATGCCTATGAGAAGGCACATATGCTCCAGGTGGATTTGACGATGAATAGGGAGCTTGAGAAACAGCTGCGAAAGCGCCGCGATGATTTGGAGAGGCGTCTGACCGGATTACAGGAAACAATCGATCGGGCCGATAATCTCGTGTCACAGATTACGGTCGTGCTACAATACTTAAACAGTGATTTACGTGAAATGTCTGATGTATTGGATATGTTTAAACAAAAGCAGGACTTCGGATTCAAGATTATCGAAGCGCAGGAAGCGGAGAGGAAGAAGCTTTCGCGTGATATTCATGATGGACCTGCACAAATGCTCGCGAATGTCATGGTTCGTTCTGATTTAACTGAGCGAATATTCAGAGAAAGAGGACCAGAAGAAGCACTCCTTGAAATCCGCTCCTTGAAGCAGATGGTAAGAAGCGCTCTCTCAGAAGTGCGCCGCATTATTTATGATCTTCGCCCAATGGCACTAGATGATCTAGGGCTCATTCCGACATTGCGAAAATATTTGCAGACAATCGGAGAGTATAATCCGCAGATTGAATTTAAGTTTCAGGTGTATGGGCAGGAGAAACGGCTTGAGCCAAATTATGAGGTGGCCTTGTTTCGATTGGCCCAGGAGGCTGTTCAAAATGCGATTAAGCATGCGGAAGCGTCCGTTATTATTGTGAAATTAGAGCTTTTGAATGATAAAGGAACACTGACCGTACGTGACAACGGAAAAGGCTTTGTTCCGCAGAAGCATACAGAGGGTTCATTCGGCATTATGGGTATGAATGAGCGTGTCGACACACTTGAGGGAGAATTGACAATCCAGTCAAGTGTTGGCGGAGGAACATTGGTTTATATACAAATTCCGCTGAAGTCATCATCTAAAGTGTAA
- the rfbB gene encoding dTDP-glucose 4,6-dehydratase gives MNLLVTGGAGFIGSNFVRHILESYPDKKIVNLDLLTYAGNIHNLDDLKDNPNHLFVEGNITDRLLVTELIKEHDIDAIVNFAAESHVDRSIENPGIFIETNVQGTLNLLEAARSCGVERYLQVSTDEVYGSLGEIGYFTEDTPLAPNSPYSASKAGADLLVRSYHETYGLNVNITRCSNNYGPYHFPEKLIPLMITNGLDGEDLPIYGNGKNIRDWLHVTDHCAAIDLVLHKGKSGEVYNVGGHNERTNNEIVEMITDYLKIPKSRIKYVKDRLGHDLRYAIDPTKLETELGWKPKYTFDTGIVETIQWYLNHEEWWRPLKERAKLGI, from the coding sequence GTGAATCTATTAGTGACTGGCGGGGCAGGGTTCATAGGCAGCAACTTTGTCCGGCATATTCTGGAGAGCTACCCGGATAAGAAAATCGTGAATCTGGATTTATTGACGTATGCGGGCAATATTCATAATTTGGATGATTTGAAGGACAATCCAAATCATCTTTTTGTTGAAGGGAATATTACGGATAGATTGCTTGTGACAGAGCTTATCAAGGAGCATGATATTGACGCCATTGTTAACTTCGCAGCTGAATCCCATGTGGACCGGAGTATTGAAAACCCTGGCATATTCATTGAAACGAATGTCCAAGGAACCTTGAATCTGCTTGAGGCGGCAAGGAGCTGCGGTGTGGAGCGCTATCTCCAGGTGTCAACAGATGAAGTGTATGGGTCATTAGGGGAAATCGGCTATTTCACCGAGGATACACCCCTTGCCCCGAACAGCCCTTATTCAGCCAGCAAAGCAGGGGCTGATTTATTAGTCCGCTCCTACCATGAAACGTATGGATTGAACGTTAACATCACACGCTGTTCCAATAATTACGGTCCATATCATTTTCCGGAGAAACTAATTCCGCTGATGATCACGAACGGATTGGATGGGGAAGACCTGCCTATATACGGAAACGGGAAGAATATCCGTGACTGGCTCCATGTCACCGACCATTGTGCCGCTATTGACCTTGTCCTTCATAAAGGGAAAAGCGGGGAAGTGTATAATGTCGGCGGTCATAATGAGCGGACGAATAATGAGATTGTTGAGATGATCACCGATTACTTAAAGATTCCAAAGAGCCGGATCAAATACGTGAAGGACCGCCTTGGACATGATTTGCGTTATGCCATTGATCCGACTAAGCTGGAGACCGAGCTTGGCTGGAAACCGAAATATACGTTTGATACAGGGATTGTTGAAACCATTCAATGGTATTTGAATCATGAGGAATGGTGGCGTCCGTTGAAAGAACGCGCAAAGTTAGGAATTTAA
- a CDS encoding response regulator, with translation MTTTIAIVDDHQLFREGVKRILDFESSFKVVAEGDDGPDALSIVDTYHPDVVIMDINMPTMNGVEATAQLLERHPDSRVIILSIHDDENYVTHALKTGALGYLLKEMDADALIEAVKVVASGGSYLHPKVTHNLVRDYRRLATDEAAGGENILNLEIRRPLHLLTRRECEVLQLLADGKSNRGIGETLFISEKTVKNHVSNILQKMNVNDRTQAVVYAIKNGWVEVR, from the coding sequence ATGACAACAACAATCGCAATCGTAGATGACCATCAGCTTTTTCGTGAAGGTGTAAAGCGTATTCTTGATTTTGAATCGTCTTTTAAAGTCGTAGCCGAAGGAGATGATGGACCAGATGCACTCTCCATTGTAGATACATATCATCCAGATGTCGTCATCATGGACATCAATATGCCGACAATGAACGGGGTTGAAGCAACAGCACAGCTGCTTGAAAGACATCCTGATTCACGCGTAATCATCCTATCGATTCATGATGATGAGAACTATGTGACCCATGCGCTCAAAACGGGTGCCCTTGGATATTTACTTAAAGAGATGGATGCGGATGCATTGATTGAAGCGGTTAAGGTGGTCGCATCGGGCGGCTCTTACTTGCATCCGAAGGTTACGCATAATCTTGTAAGAGATTACCGGAGATTGGCGACAGATGAGGCAGCTGGCGGAGAGAATATCTTAAACTTGGAGATTCGTCGTCCATTGCACTTGCTGACGCGCCGTGAATGCGAAGTCCTGCAATTACTTGCAGATGGAAAGAGCAACCGGGGAATTGGGGAGACGCTCTTCATTAGCGAGAAGACAGTTAAGAACCATGTCAGCAATATTCTACAAAAAATGAATGTGAATGACCGTACTCAAGCCGTCGTCTATGCAATCAAAAATGGCTGGGTCGAGGTCCGATAA
- the rfbC gene encoding dTDP-4-dehydrorhamnose 3,5-epimerase has product MQVIDSLLQGVKLIEPKVFGDHRGFFLESYNETLFHEIGILEKFVQDNHSLSKEAGVIRGLHYQLAPKAQAKLIRVVTGAIYDVVVDMRKGSPTYGQWKGYILSEHNKRQLLVPEGFAHGFCTITENVNVLYKVDELYSPEYDRGVAWDDPELAIDWPVSEPILSKKDSMHPVLAEAENNFVWEG; this is encoded by the coding sequence ATGCAGGTTATTGACAGTTTGTTGCAAGGGGTAAAGCTGATTGAACCGAAAGTCTTTGGAGACCATCGTGGATTTTTCCTTGAGAGCTATAATGAGACCTTGTTCCATGAAATCGGTATCCTTGAGAAATTTGTCCAGGATAATCATTCTCTGTCGAAGGAAGCAGGCGTCATTCGAGGTTTGCATTATCAATTGGCCCCGAAGGCACAGGCTAAGCTTATCCGTGTCGTAACAGGGGCTATTTATGATGTGGTTGTTGATATGAGAAAAGGATCTCCAACTTATGGGCAGTGGAAAGGATACATACTAAGTGAACATAATAAGCGCCAGCTGCTTGTTCCCGAGGGATTTGCGCATGGATTTTGTACCATCACGGAGAATGTGAATGTGCTGTATAAGGTGGATGAATTATATTCACCCGAGTATGACCGAGGGGTTGCTTGGGATGACCCTGAGCTTGCGATTGATTGGCCAGTTTCAGAACCAATCTTATCGAAAAAAGACAGCATGCACCCAGTGTTAGCAGAAGCTGAAAATAACTTTGTTTGGGAGGGTTGA
- the rfbD gene encoding dTDP-4-dehydrorhamnose reductase, with protein MKILVTGANGQLGTETVSLLSQDGDYEVRGFDRQELDITNAEQVMKKVCDFRPDWILHCAAYTNVEQAEGDGLEANWKINREGSVNISKAAHEVGAKLMTISTDYVFDGRKTSPYTPEDEPNPLNEYGKAKLAGEQAVRYYCPDAYIIRTSWVFGEHGQNFVYTMLKSAERKNVLKGVADQYGRPTYAPDLASFMKHVIEVRPESGIYHFSNDEEASWYEFAVEILKNTDVKVLPVSSEEFPQKAKRPSYSVMSLDKVKETGFYVPTWKDSLERFQNQIRKSALR; from the coding sequence ATGAAAATACTCGTAACCGGAGCGAACGGACAACTAGGGACAGAGACAGTCAGCCTATTGAGCCAGGACGGCGACTATGAGGTGCGGGGATTTGATCGACAAGAGCTTGATATTACGAATGCAGAGCAAGTCATGAAAAAGGTCTGTGATTTTCGTCCGGATTGGATTCTGCACTGTGCGGCCTATACGAATGTCGAACAGGCAGAAGGTGATGGCTTAGAGGCGAATTGGAAAATCAACCGTGAGGGGTCAGTCAATATCAGTAAGGCTGCTCATGAGGTCGGTGCAAAGCTTATGACTATCAGCACGGATTATGTGTTTGATGGTAGGAAAACAAGTCCTTATACACCAGAGGATGAGCCTAATCCGCTCAATGAGTATGGGAAAGCCAAGCTGGCGGGTGAACAAGCGGTTCGGTACTATTGCCCGGATGCCTATATCATCCGCACATCCTGGGTGTTTGGTGAGCATGGGCAGAATTTTGTCTATACGATGCTGAAATCAGCAGAGAGGAAAAATGTCTTAAAGGGCGTAGCCGATCAGTATGGGCGCCCTACCTATGCGCCTGATTTAGCCAGCTTTATGAAGCATGTGATTGAGGTAAGGCCGGAAAGCGGCATCTATCATTTCTCCAATGATGAAGAGGCGAGCTGGTATGAATTTGCTGTCGAGATTCTGAAGAATACTGATGTAAAGGTCTTGCCTGTCAGCTCAGAGGAATTTCCGCAGAAGGCCAAAAGGCCGTCATACTCCGTCATGTCACTTGATAAGGTGAAGGAAACAGGATTTTATGTTCCAACCTGGAAGGATTCCTTGGAACGATTTCAAAATCAAATCAGAAAAAGTGCCTTGAGATAA
- a CDS encoding CDP-glycerol glycerophosphotransferase family protein: MIREWLIEAYLLVFRLLFGTFKWIPLKDKVTFVVSFGDNSQYVYEEMRRKNISFDVVFLCKGNSQNRFQIYEDAAVVNMGGANPIDLVRMAYHLATSRYVFVDNYYGFLAVTHFKPEVECVQLWHASGAIKKFGLMDSSVKHRSKRAQERFHKVYSRFRKIIVGSDTMAQYFMNAFGVKGENILRTGIPRTDFFYNQNEKERIFNEMTKQNELLWNKKVILYAPTYRDHELDRFKLEMDLDKMYKELSDDYVLVLRLHPAIKHAEDYSKKYTDFVLNYSSNEYDINELLIVTDVLITDYSSIPYEYSLLNKPMIFFAYDLDTYEADRGLWENYEQMVPGPVVKTTEDIINTIKQNDFDMNQIEEFSRKWNKYSKGHSSENLVSYLFDQKPIVSKQRAL; encoded by the coding sequence ATGATTAGAGAATGGTTAATAGAAGCGTATTTGCTTGTTTTTAGATTATTATTTGGTACATTTAAATGGATTCCATTAAAAGATAAAGTCACATTTGTCGTATCCTTTGGTGATAATTCACAATATGTTTATGAAGAAATGCGTCGAAAGAATATTTCTTTTGACGTGGTTTTTTTATGTAAAGGAAATAGTCAGAATCGGTTTCAAATTTATGAAGATGCTGCCGTTGTAAATATGGGTGGTGCTAATCCAATTGATTTGGTGAGAATGGCTTACCACCTGGCAACATCCAGATATGTTTTTGTCGATAATTATTATGGTTTTCTTGCGGTTACTCATTTCAAGCCGGAAGTGGAATGTGTACAGCTATGGCATGCTTCAGGAGCAATCAAAAAGTTTGGTCTGATGGATTCTTCGGTGAAGCATCGCTCCAAACGTGCGCAGGAGCGCTTTCATAAAGTATACTCCCGTTTCCGCAAAATTATTGTTGGCTCGGATACGATGGCCCAATATTTCATGAATGCATTTGGGGTTAAGGGAGAAAATATTCTTAGAACTGGTATTCCCCGAACAGACTTCTTTTATAACCAGAATGAAAAAGAACGGATATTCAATGAAATGACCAAACAAAATGAGCTGCTATGGAATAAGAAGGTTATTTTGTATGCACCGACTTATCGTGATCATGAGCTTGACCGCTTTAAACTTGAAATGGACCTCGATAAGATGTATAAGGAATTAAGTGATGATTATGTACTGGTTCTTCGATTGCATCCGGCAATCAAGCATGCGGAAGATTACAGTAAGAAGTATACAGACTTCGTGTTAAATTATTCTTCTAATGAGTATGACATCAATGAGCTGCTAATCGTAACGGATGTCTTAATTACCGATTATTCGTCCATTCCTTATGAATACTCCTTATTAAACAAACCGATGATATTCTTTGCCTATGATTTGGATACCTATGAGGCTGATCGGGGATTATGGGAGAATTATGAACAGATGGTGCCGGGACCTGTTGTGAAAACAACAGAAGACATCATTAACACAATTAAACAGAATGATTTTGATATGAACCAAATAGAAGAATTCTCACGTAAATGGAATAAATACTCCAAGGGGCACTCAAGTGAGAACTTGGTCAGCTATTTATTCGATCAGAAGCCGATCGTTTCAAAACAGCGTGCACTGTAA
- a CDS encoding zinc-dependent alcohol dehydrogenase family protein yields MRALVMEELRKPLVVREMPDPECADDGVVIKVEANGVCRSDWHAWQGDWDWIGIALPLPHILGHEFSGVVEEVGRNVKNFKKGDRVIAPFTVGDGTCPYCQSGHHNICSNIQLLGFSTWGGYGRYTAVPNADLNLVHLPESISFVEAAGMGCRFMTAFHGVTDQADVKGGEWVAVHGCGGVGLSAIQIASALGANVIAVDIGEDKLELAKQLGAVATVNAKEVNPAQAVREITRGGAHVSVDALGIKQTCQAAISGLRKRGRHLQIGLTTREEQGMIPLPIDFIVQAEIQLIGSLGMQPSRYPSMLGMVESGKLKPGALVTKTISLDEVPNIFEEMNTFQNVGVTVVDKWDAKVSVEK; encoded by the coding sequence ATGCGGGCATTAGTAATGGAGGAATTGCGGAAACCGTTGGTCGTGAGAGAAATGCCAGATCCAGAGTGTGCTGATGATGGAGTCGTCATTAAGGTTGAGGCGAATGGCGTATGCCGAAGCGATTGGCATGCATGGCAGGGAGACTGGGACTGGATAGGAATTGCCCTCCCTTTGCCGCATATTCTCGGTCATGAGTTCTCAGGTGTGGTGGAAGAGGTAGGAAGGAATGTGAAGAACTTTAAGAAAGGAGACCGAGTCATTGCTCCGTTCACGGTCGGTGACGGTACATGTCCGTACTGTCAGAGCGGACATCATAATATTTGTTCCAATATCCAACTGCTCGGCTTTTCGACATGGGGCGGATATGGACGTTATACCGCTGTGCCCAATGCTGATTTGAATTTGGTGCATTTGCCGGAGTCCATCAGCTTCGTGGAGGCTGCCGGGATGGGATGCCGCTTCATGACGGCCTTCCATGGAGTCACTGACCAAGCAGATGTAAAGGGCGGTGAGTGGGTTGCGGTCCATGGCTGCGGAGGTGTCGGATTATCCGCCATCCAGATTGCAAGCGCACTTGGAGCAAATGTTATTGCCGTAGATATCGGAGAGGATAAGCTGGAGCTTGCTAAGCAATTGGGAGCGGTCGCAACGGTGAATGCGAAGGAGGTTAACCCGGCCCAGGCTGTTAGGGAGATTACGAGGGGCGGCGCCCATGTGTCTGTAGACGCACTTGGCATTAAGCAGACATGCCAAGCAGCGATCAGCGGACTTCGTAAACGCGGCCGCCATCTTCAAATTGGCTTGACGACAAGAGAAGAACAAGGAATGATACCTCTTCCGATTGACTTCATCGTCCAAGCGGAAATTCAGCTCATCGGCTCGCTCGGTATGCAGCCATCCCGCTATCCAAGCATGCTCGGAATGGTTGAGTCAGGTAAACTAAAGCCCGGTGCTTTAGTGACAAAGACCATTTCATTAGACGAAGTACCAAATATATTCGAAGAGATGAATACATTCCAAAACGTGGGGGTCACGGTCGTAGATAAATGGGATGCGAAGGTGTCCGTAGAGAAATAG
- a CDS encoding YigZ family protein, translating to MLKSYKTVKGYGEAEQTIQKSRFITYVNRVESEEEALNFIQTIKKKHWDATHNCSAYMIGEQDLIQKANDDGEPSGTAGVPILEVIKKKGLKDTAVVVTRYFGGIKLGAGGLIRAYGGSASHGIDETGIVERRLMTIMKSTFDYTLLGKIENEHRNSHYAIKEIHYLDKVMIESYVEEDDKQAFTSWMTDLSNGQASIEEGEQLYLEHDL from the coding sequence ATGCTGAAATCATATAAAACCGTTAAAGGATACGGAGAAGCCGAACAAACCATTCAAAAATCACGCTTCATCACCTATGTGAACCGTGTCGAATCAGAGGAGGAAGCCCTCAACTTCATCCAAACCATTAAGAAAAAACACTGGGATGCCACCCATAATTGCTCTGCCTACATGATCGGCGAGCAGGACCTCATCCAAAAGGCCAATGATGACGGTGAACCAAGCGGAACAGCCGGTGTTCCCATTCTCGAAGTCATCAAGAAAAAGGGTCTGAAGGACACCGCTGTGGTCGTCACCCGCTACTTCGGCGGCATCAAGCTAGGTGCCGGCGGCCTTATCCGTGCATACGGCGGCTCAGCCTCCCACGGAATAGACGAGACCGGCATCGTTGAACGAAGACTCATGACCATCATGAAATCAACCTTCGACTACACCTTGCTCGGCAAAATCGAGAATGAGCACCGCAACTCTCACTACGCCATCAAGGAAATTCATTATCTCGACAAGGTCATGATTGAATCCTATGTCGAAGAAGACGACAAACAAGCCTTCACCAGCTGGATGACCGACCTCTCAAACGGCCAAGCCTCCATCGAAGAAGGCGAACAGCTCTACCTGGAACACGACCTATGA
- a CDS encoding Ig-like domain-containing protein: MWLFLGILAAAAAIIILLLGFRRTDRLRKRYFIISGCLFAVSVILILIYTFIIVPLHGICMELDNNPPEEVALAQESIEVTGKVNHASSLIVNGEKVTIKDNGEFSANIPVEKGKNTIVFTASNYVTDKEYSYTVKRKNPDIPLTLKYDKNIEVLTYTIKGTTEPDAKVTLIQDGAKLDEATADQDGHFSFTVDTTDEGNYQYDIVSAKENFTTITKNVSIKRTLTNIPLELSYDEEITVPSYQLKGVTEAGAMVTITDKDGKVIDKVKTGKDGNFSFKLNTFKEGTYTYTVSSSLRGYNTSTEEITLDRTWTVVKLDVDYESSIQTKTTTIKGTTQAGASVTIHKGDSKVCTTKAGKNGKFSMKVDTAKEGTYDFTVEAKLKGYNAHSEDISIERTMSAAEKRANAKTISFAQLEKNPDKYDGEYVKYTGEILQISEGYFMTGIRLAVTQTSYGWYSADDVIWVEYVGTTDFVEEDVVTVYGEITGTYSYTSIAGWEITIPAMEADTIE; this comes from the coding sequence ATGTGGCTCTTTCTCGGTATATTAGCAGCGGCAGCAGCCATTATTATTCTCCTTTTGGGATTCCGGAGAACCGACCGCTTACGAAAAAGGTATTTCATCATTAGCGGATGCTTATTTGCCGTCTCCGTTATTCTAATTCTAATCTATACATTCATTATTGTGCCGCTTCATGGAATCTGTATGGAGCTAGATAACAATCCACCTGAAGAAGTCGCTTTAGCACAAGAGTCTATAGAAGTGACTGGCAAGGTGAACCACGCGAGTTCTTTGATCGTAAACGGTGAAAAGGTAACTATTAAGGACAATGGTGAATTCTCGGCAAATATCCCAGTTGAGAAAGGAAAAAACACGATTGTGTTTACCGCCAGCAATTACGTAACCGATAAGGAATACAGCTATACAGTTAAACGGAAGAATCCTGATATTCCGCTTACCCTTAAATATGATAAAAACATTGAAGTCTTAACGTATACGATTAAGGGAACAACGGAGCCTGATGCCAAAGTCACCCTCATTCAGGATGGAGCGAAGCTGGACGAAGCAACCGCCGATCAAGATGGTCATTTTTCCTTTACCGTAGATACGACAGATGAAGGCAACTATCAATATGACATCGTATCCGCTAAAGAGAACTTCACGACCATCACAAAGAATGTGTCCATTAAACGGACGTTGACCAACATCCCGCTCGAGCTATCTTATGATGAGGAGATTACAGTACCAAGCTATCAATTAAAAGGGGTTACAGAGGCTGGTGCGATGGTCACCATCACTGATAAGGATGGTAAAGTAATCGATAAAGTGAAGACCGGCAAGGATGGCAACTTTTCTTTCAAACTTAATACCTTTAAAGAAGGAACTTACACCTATACAGTTTCTTCATCATTACGCGGCTATAACACCAGCACAGAGGAAATCACGCTCGATAGAACCTGGACAGTTGTTAAGCTGGATGTAGATTACGAGAGCAGTATACAAACAAAGACAACGACCATCAAAGGAACAACCCAAGCCGGAGCATCGGTCACCATCCATAAAGGTGACTCAAAAGTCTGCACAACCAAAGCTGGTAAAAACGGTAAATTCTCCATGAAGGTGGATACGGCTAAGGAAGGTACGTACGACTTTACGGTTGAAGCTAAACTTAAAGGCTATAATGCCCATTCGGAAGATATCTCTATCGAACGGACAATGTCAGCAGCAGAAAAACGTGCCAACGCTAAGACCATTTCGTTTGCCCAGCTTGAGAAAAATCCAGATAAATATGACGGCGAATATGTGAAATATACCGGAGAAATTCTCCAAATCAGTGAGGGCTATTTCATGACCGGCATTCGTCTTGCTGTTACGCAAACATCCTATGGATGGTATTCAGCAGATGATGTTATTTGGGTTGAATATGTCGGAACGACCGACTTTGTTGAAGAGGATGTTGTGACCGTCTATGGCGAAATTACGGGCACCTATTCCTATACATCTATTGCTGGATGGGAAATTACCATTCCTGCGATGGAAGCCGACACCATTGAATAA
- the tagH gene encoding teichoic acids export ABC transporter ATP-binding subunit TagH: MSDTVILKNVFKKYRMHSKPADKLLDIILPGGRGEDFYALQDISFTAGKGDVIGLVGVNGSGKSTLSNIIAGIIPPSSGTVETIGQTSLIAIASGLNNQLTGRENIELKCLMLGFSKKEIKQMEPHIIEFADIGKFIDQPVKKYSSGMKSRLGFAISVTVDPDILIIDEALSVGDQGFAEKSKKKMYSFRDSGKTIFFVSHSMKQINDFCNKAIWLEYGELKQYGTTDEVLPEYKRFVKEYKAMDDVQRKLFRERAIQKQSGMVLK; encoded by the coding sequence ATGAGTGATACGGTCATTCTAAAGAATGTTTTCAAAAAATATCGTATGCATAGCAAACCGGCTGATAAGCTGCTGGACATTATTCTTCCAGGCGGACGCGGAGAGGATTTCTATGCCTTGCAGGATATCAGTTTCACTGCAGGTAAAGGAGATGTCATAGGGCTAGTCGGAGTAAATGGCTCCGGAAAATCAACGCTCTCCAATATTATCGCTGGTATTATCCCTCCTTCCTCAGGGACAGTGGAAACGATCGGGCAAACGTCCTTGATTGCGATTGCTTCTGGGCTGAACAATCAATTGACCGGTCGTGAAAATATCGAGCTGAAATGCCTCATGCTAGGTTTCTCGAAAAAAGAAATCAAGCAAATGGAGCCGCATATCATTGAATTCGCTGATATTGGCAAATTCATTGATCAGCCTGTCAAAAAGTACTCCAGCGGGATGAAATCAAGATTAGGATTTGCGATTTCGGTCACCGTTGATCCGGATATCCTCATCATTGATGAAGCTTTGTCGGTCGGTGACCAAGGATTTGCAGAGAAATCTAAGAAAAAGATGTATAGCTTCCGTGACAGCGGAAAGACCATCTTCTTTGTCAGCCATTCGATGAAGCAGATCAATGATTTCTGTAACAAAGCCATTTGGCTGGAGTATGGTGAATTGAAGCAATACGGAACAACGGATGAAGTATTACCGGAGTACAAGCGTTTTGTGAAGGAATATAAAGCGATGGATGATGTGCAACGTAAGCTTTTCCGTGAAAGAGCGATTCAGAAACAAAGCGGTATGGTGCTTAAATAA